One genomic window of Eptesicus fuscus isolate TK198812 chromosome 6, DD_ASM_mEF_20220401, whole genome shotgun sequence includes the following:
- the PCDHAC1 gene encoding protocadherin alpha-C1: MPTGRAVGWRVAVLCVWVSCGSAAGQLEYSVSEETPRGAAVGNVTADLGLSAAVLSLRNFRFLSRHDEPYFRVDLASGSLVVREPADRERLCGAKAPCVLTYELVLEDPLELHTVRIHVLDINDNAPLFPARHVQLHAPEFLTPGARFPLPSAQDADEGSNGVLSYSLSPSQHFRLDMGSRVDGSEFPELVLEKALDREERAAHRLVLTARDRGRPARSGGAQVTITVVDTNDNAPVFERTVYRTKVPETVPNGTVLFRVQASDPDEGSNGAIRYSLSHSTQAKLRPHFHVHPRNGEVRVAALLGPPETLLEAYIEARDEGSFGLASTAKLLVEVTDVNDHAPEVNLLTLSSPVPEGTAPGTVIALLSVRDEDLGPNGKAICSISSGGPFKLKASFDNYYSLLTDGPLDREQVSEYQVLITASDGGSPRLSSRRTLTVSVADVNDNTPSFPRPQQELFVAENNGPGASLGRVFAQDPDSGKNGLVFYELLDTISEGQTAASLVAVESSSGAITAKTSFDFERLKEVHFHVEARDGGVPPRSATVTVNLFVVDRNDNAPVILFPVTRNGTVPVEIVPRSARTGHLVTKVVAEDADSGSNAWLSYHISQASDSSLFRISANMGELRTARLVLPTDAVKQRVVVAVRDHGDPPLSSSVTLGVLLSNSVPQVLPDFEDAWETGGHLSARNLYLVIALACISFLFLGCLLFLVCIKLSQSPGYCSQSCCCSPEELRNGRKVTLNPCMASATIDVTTVERLSQTYLYWASLGLGSDNNSLLWRGEYRAADLRNLATGVGLNLPISCIQIRNRKDHVNVNAMVSKFCGI; encoded by the coding sequence ATGCCAACAGGGAGGGCGGTGGGCTGGAGGGTGGCGGTTCTGTGCGTGTGGGTCTCCTGTGGCTCTGCCGCGGGACAGCTCGAATACTCCGTGTCGGAGGAGACTCCGCGGGGCGCGGCCGTAGGCAACGTAACCGCGGACCTGGGGCTGTCAGCGGCGGTTCTGTCCTTGCGGAACTTTCGCTTCCTTTCCCGCCACGACGAGCCCTACTTCAGGGTGGATCTGGCCAGCGGTAGCTTGGTGGTCCGAGAGCCGGCGGACCGCGAACGGCTTTGCGGGGCCAAAGCTCCCTGCGTCTTGACCTACGAGCTGGTGCTTGAGGACCCGCTGGAGCTGCACACGGTGCGCATCCACGTCCTGGACATCAACGACAACGCGCCTCTCTTCCCCGCCCGCCACGTGCAGCTGCACGCCCCCGAGTTCCTGACGCCGGGGGCCCGTTTTCCCCTCCCCAGTGCCCAAGATGCCGATGAGGGAAGCAACGGGGTGCTAAGCTACAGCCTGAGCCCCAGCCAGCACTTTCGCCTGGACATGGGGTCGCGGGTCGACGGCAGCGAATTCCCAGAGTTGGTTTTGGAGAAAGCTCTGGATCGCGAGGAGCGCGCCGCCCACAGGCTGGTGCTCACCGCTCGCGACCGCGGGCGGCCCGCACGCTCCGGGGGCGCGCAGGTCACCATCACTGTGGTGGACACAAACGACAATGCACCTGTGTTTGAGCGCACGGTGTATCGCACCAAGGTGCCAGAGACGGTACCCAACGGTACCGTGTTATTCCGAGTTCAGGCCTCGGACCCGGATGAGGGCTCCAATGGGGCAATCCGGTACTCCTTAAGCCACAGCACGCAGGCGAAGCTGCGGCCCCACTTCCACGTTCACCCTAGGAATGGGGAGGTGCGGGTAGCAGCTTTGCTAGGTCCCCCTGAAACGCTGTTGGAGGCATACATCGAGGCGAGGGATGAAGGCTCCTTCGGCCTAGCCAGCACCGCCAAACTGCTGGTGGAAGTGACCGACGTGAACGACCACGCCCCGGAGGTGAACCTGCTGACTCTCTCCAGTCCAGTTCCCGAGGGCACCGCCCCGGGCACAGTGATTGCTCTCCTCAGTGTCAGGGATGAGGACCTTGGTCCCAATGGTAAGGCCATTTGTAGCATATCCAGTGGAGGCCCTTTTAAGCTGAAGGCTTCTTTTGACAATTACTACAGTTTGCTGACTGATGGGCCGCTGGACCGGGAGCAGGTCAGCGAATACCAGGTCCTGATCACGGCCTCAGATGGTGGCTCGCCACGGCTTAGCAGCCGCAGGACACTGACTGTGTCAGTTGCTGATGTGAATGACAACACACCAAGCTTTCCTCGGCCTCAACAGGAACTTTTTGTGGCTGAAAACAATGGCCCTGGAGCCTCTCTAGGCCGCGTGTTTGCCCAGGACCCAGACTCAGGGAAGAATGGCCTTGTCTTCTATGAACTGTTGGATACTATCTCTGAAGGGCAGACGGCCGCTAGCTTGGTGGCAGTAGAATCATCCAGTGGGGCTATCACTGCCAAAACTTCCTTTGACTTTGAGCGGCTCAAGGAGGTTCACTTTCACGTGGAAGCCCGGGATGGGGGCGTTCCTCCCAGAAGTGCAACCGTGACTGTGAACTTGTTTGTGGTAGATAGGAACGACAATGCTCCAGTCATCTTGTTTCCTGTGACCAGAAATGGCACTGTCCCAGTGGAAATTGTGCCCCGCTCTGCCAGAACTGGACACTTGGTCACGAAAGTAGTAGCAGAGGATGCAGACAGTGGCTCCAATGCCTGGCTTTCCTACCACATCTCCCAGGCTTCTGACTCTAGCCTTTTCAGAATTTCAGCCAATATGGGGGAGCTCCGCACTGCTCGCTTAGTTCTTCCCACGGATGCAGTGAAACagagggtggtggtggcggtTCGGGATCATGGAGACCCACCACTTTCCTCCTCTGTCACACTGGGTGTGCTGTTGAGCAACTCTGTTCCTCAGGTCCTTCCAGACTTTGAAGATGCCTGGGAAACAGGAGGGCACCTTTCTGCCCGGAACCTGTATTTAGTAATTGCTCTGGcctgtatttcctttttatttctggggTGCTTACTTTTCTTGGTGTGCATCAAATTGAGCCAGAGCCCAGGTTATTGCTCTCAGAGCTGCTGTTGCTCTCCAGAGGAGCTGAGGAATGGAAGGAAGGTGACTCTGAATCCTTGCATGGCATCAGCCACAATAGATGTCACTACCGTGGAGAGACTTTCTCAGACCTATCTCTATTGGGCCTCCCTGGGACTTGGTTCTGATAATAACAGTTTGCTGTGGCGTGGGGAGTACCGTGCTGCTGACCTGAGAAATCTGGCCACTGGGGTAGGACTGAATTTGCCAATATCCTGTATTCAGATTCGGAATAGGAAAGATCACGTAAATGTCAATGCCATGGTAAGTAAATTTTGTGGGATTTGA